Proteins encoded by one window of Nicotiana tabacum cultivar K326 chromosome 10, ASM71507v2, whole genome shotgun sequence:
- the LOC142165479 gene encoding uncharacterized protein LOC142165479 — protein sequence MENHALLRVDFNFSDLIEIPEVGRASGMVIMWIDTMVAVDRVRKTDQELHALVQVLPNHNSWLVSAIYASNYVTNRLTLWENLRSMFDNYKGPWLIGGDFNDVLTQDKKWGGRNISRNRTSRFWLCINYCNLIDLEFKGCRYTWSNHRNRRHGLILERLDRCLVNEAWLELYPLVMVLVEEIGESSGPA from the exons ATGGAAAACCATGCACTTCTTAGGGTAGATTTCAATTTCTCAGATCTAATTGAGATCCCAGAGGTTGGCAGAGCTAGTGGAATGGTTATTATGTGGATAGACACCATGGTAGCAGTGGATCGTGTTAGGAAGACTGATCAAGAACTGCATGCCCTAGTCCAGGTATTACCAAATCACAACTCTTGGCTTGTTAGTGCAATATATGCTAGTAATTATGTAACTAATAGGTTAACTCTGTGGGAAAACCTTAGGTCTATGTTTGATAATTACAAAGGCCCTTGGCTCATAGGTGGCGACTTTAATGATGTCCTGACTCAAGATAAGAAATGGGGAGGCAGGAACATTAGTAGAAATAGGACCTCCAGATTTTGGTTGTGTATTAACTACTGTAACTTAATTGACCTAGAATTCAAAGGTTGTCGTTACACATGGTCTAACCATAGAAATAGGAGGCATGGTCTTATATTAGAAAGACTTGATCGATGCCTTGTTAATGAAGCTTGGCTAGAGCTGTACCCCTTAGTAATG GTACTTGTTGAAGAGATTGGGGAATCCAGTGGTCCGGCATAG